Within Bacillus sp. FJAT-45350, the genomic segment ACTTAATAGAGAGGGAATGCAAGTACTTCAACAGATAATGCAGCGTAATTTGCCACTAACTTCAGAGGTTTTTCATGCGATACGTGCAGTTCAATCTAGTGAATCTATTTCTAATCAGCTAACACAATTACTATCGGATATGAATCGTATCGGGGGAGCTGATGAAAAGTCAAAGCAAATACTTGATTCACTTAATTCTTTAAATCGTGGGACAGTAATTCCTTCTAGCCCTTCATCAATAGGCAATCTTTTGACGATGCTTTCAACAAGTCAACTGTCAGAAGAGAGAGAGGGCTCATTTCAATTACTCCAAAAAATCGGGGTTGTTCCTCAACAAGCTTCGAGAAGTGAATTTTACGAACAATTTAAAACAGCGATTCTTAACCCTGCTAATCGTCCAGTCCTTGAACAACTTTGGCCTTTTCTTTCAAATAATCAAACAGGTGGTATGAGGTTAGAAACATTAGATGCGAAAACCTTGTTTGATTTATTAGTACCCCGTTTAAATCTAACGGATGGTAAAGATGGACAAGAAAGGTTACAACAATTTCTGACTTTGATCTCATCGCAAAAAACAGAAAAGCAATCCGTTCAGTCGTTACAATCGCTAATGAGAAGTCCTGAGCAACTATCACAGCAAGAGAGAAATATGTTAAGTCAACTTGTCCAACAATCCTTTACGAATGAATCTACTGCTAATAGTGAACGTTCGAACCTTGGTAATCAGCTTTCAAGAATTGTCCAAAGCATGGGCTTCCAACAAGAACAAGAAATTATGAGGTTACTCCAAGGAAACCAGCAACAACCTAAAGAGGTACTCCAACTTGAAAGGTTCAAATCCTTGTTAATTCAAACCCAACAACTTGATTTACCATCAAATGTAAAAGAGCGAGCAGAATCAATCATACACCGAATAACAGGGCAACAGTTAATCGCAAGTGAAAACAGTGGTCCTTTACATCAATTAGCTGTTCAAGTTCCTTTACATTTAGCTGGTCATCAAACAGATTTGACAATGCAATGGGAAGGAAGAAAAACTAAAGAGGGAAAAATTGATTCGGAACACTGTCGAATATTATTTTATCTACATTTAGAAAACCTTGAAGAAACGATTGTAGATGTTCAAATTCAAAAGAGAATAGTTTCTATACATGTTTTTAATGAACACCCTAGACCAAACTTTCTTATTGAAAGTTTACAACCGTTGTTAAAAAAACAATTAGAAAAGTTTGAATATCAATTGTTGTCAGTAAAATGGAAAGAGATTAAGGAATCAACAAAGCATCAACAAATGACGCAGCCCAAAAATGCATATAATCAACAAGGATTTTATCAAGGAGTTGATGTTCGAGTATGACGGAAAAAAAACAAGCAATTGCATTAAGCTATAATGAAGAGCAGGATAATGCTCCAAAAGTGATAGGTAAAGGAAAAGGATTTATTGCAGATGAAATCATTAAAAGAGCTGAAGAAAATGATATACCGATACAACAGGACTCTTCACTTGTAGAAATACTAGGTCAATTAGAAATTAACGAAACCATTCCAACTGAACTTTATGAAGTTGTTGCAGAGATTTTTGCCTTTATCTATCGTGTAGACCGAAATGTAGCAAAATAAAATAGAAATATTACCAAGTAGTCAGTTCGTTTGTTAGTGTGTCCAAAGCTGGACATACTAACAAACAATGAACTGGCTTTTTAATTATTAATGACCAGTTCATTATTTATTAGTTTTATTGTAAGGGGTGTTATTATGACGATGAAAAATTTACTTCTAGTCCCTGAGTCTGAGGCATTTGTTGAGCAATATAAAGAAGAAATTGCTAGTGAGTTTGGTATTTATCGTTCAACTCAGGAAATTGATGCAATGAGTAAAGATATGACAAAAGCATTATTAAAGAAGAAAGAAAAGGATGCAAAGGAGGATACCAAGTGAAAAAAAAACGTGAATTCGAACCAAACCCAGAAACACCGTTAGATAATTGGGATGAAAATGTAGACCCTGCCCAAATGTCAGGTGACCATTGGGTAGAGGAAGAAAATGCTCCGTTGCAAGAATTTTTTGATACGAAAGACTGTAATGTTGTAGAAGAAAAAATGTCTGATCCTGCAGCGATGTTTCAACATCCAAGTATCAATGTAACATACGGAAATGATTCATTTACTGGAACTGCTCCAAAAGATAGCAGAGAAAAAAGAAAATAGAGTAAAGTTAAACTTAGCCTTGTTAAGAGATGTATCTTAACAAGGCTATATTTACATAAAAAAACACAAAGTTGGTAAAAAGGTGTAGAAAAAAGTGGATTATGAACATTTTATGAAATATTAATGGTCTTTTTTTTGCCAATCTATTCACCTTTAGCCATTTAAGTGGTATCCTATTAAAGGATATTATTTGGAGGGAAAATTCGAAAAAATTTTTGAAATAAAAAAAGGATTTTGCCAAATGATATCGAATAGTAGTGAAAGACATGCAATTAAACCTGTCTATTTATAAATTTTTTTAGAAGTGTTTTTTTATTGCATGAAATTTGCATCGAATTGATAGGAGGATGGAGAGAGAATGAATATCCACGAGTATCAAGGAAAAGATCTACTTCGTAAATATGGAGTAGCTGTTCCAAATGGTAAAGTAGCTTTTTCAGTAGAAGAAGCAGTAGAAGCAGCAAAAGAGTTAGGCTCAGAGGTTTGTGTTGTTAAAGCGCAAATTCATGCTGGTGGACGTGGAAAAGCTGGTGGCGTAAAAGTTGCTAAAAATCTTGACGAGGTTCGTACATACGCTGATGAGATTTTAGGTAAAACACTAGTTACACACCAAACTGGTCCTGAAGGTAAAGAGGTAAAGCGCTTACTTGTTGAAGAAGGATGCGACATTAAAAAGGAATACTATGTAGGTCTTGTTCTTGACCGCGCAACTTCACGTGTTGTTATGATGGCATCTGAAGAAGGTGGTACAGAGATTGAAGAGGTTGCAGAAGCAACTCCTGAAAAAATCTTCAAAGAAGTTATTGATCCTGCAGTAGGTCTTACTGGGTTCCAAGCTCGTAGACTAGCGTTCAATATCAACTTACCAAAAGAATTAGTTGGCCAAGCAGTTAAGTTCATGATGGGTCTTTACAAAGTATTCAGCGAAAAAGATTGTTCAATCGCTGAAATTAACCCACTTGTAACTACTGGTGATGGTAAGGTTATGGCTCTTGATGCGAAATTGAACTTTGATTCAAACGCTCTATATCGCCAAAAGGATATTCTTGAGTATCGTGATCTTGAAGAAGAAGATACAAAAGAAATCGAAGCTTCAAAATATGACTTAAGTTATATCGCGTTAGACGGAAACATCGGTTGTATGGTTAATGGTGCTGGTCTTGCTATGGCAACAATGGACATCATTAAACATTACAGTGGTGACCCAGCTAACTTCCTAGATGTAGGTGGCGGTGCGACGGCTGAAAAGGTTACTGAAGCATTCAAAATTATCCTATCTGATGAAAACGTTAAAGGTATCTTCGTTAACATCTTTGGTGGAATCATGAAGTGTGATATCATCGCTGAAGGTGTTGTTGAAGCAACGAAACAAGTTGGCTTAGAGTTACCACTTGTTGTTCGCTTAGAAGGAACGAACGTTGATTTAGGTAAAAAGATTCTTGAAGAATCTGGTTTAAATATAACGTCAGCTGACTCAATGGCAGATGGCGCACAAAAAATCGTATCTCTAGTGAAATAGAAAGGCGGGACGTGGAGAATGAGTATCCTGATTAATAAAGATACAAAAGTAATTGTACAAGGGATTACTGGAGCTACAGGACTATTCCATACGCAACAAGCTGTAGAATACGGTACACAAATTGTTGGTGGAGTAACTCCTGGTAAAGGTGGTACAGAAATAGAAGGAATTCCTGTATTTGATACAGTAGAGCAAGCGGTTAAGGCAACTGGAGCTAACGCTTCTGTGGTATACGTACCACCTGCATTCGCAGCTGATGCTATTATGGAAGCAACTGATGCAGAGCTTGATTTAGTTATTTGTATTACTGAAGGAATTCCTGTTCTTGACATGACAAATGTTAAGCGCTATATGGAAGGTAAGAAAACTCGTTTAGTTGGACCAAACTGCCCAGGTGTTATCACTCCTGATGAATGTAAAATTGGTATCATGCCAGGATACATTCATAAAAAAGGTCATGTTGGTGTAGTTTCACGTTCTGGTACTCTAACGTATGAAGCTGTACATCAATTATCAACTGAAGGTATTGGTCAGTCTACTGCTGTTGGTATTGGTGGAGACCCTGTAAATGGAACTGACTTTATCGATGTTCTTAACCTTTTCAACGAAGATCCAGACACTTATGCTGTAATTATGATAGGTGAAATCGGTGGAACTGCTGAAGAGGAAGCTGCTGAGTGGATAAAGGCTAACATGAAGAAGCCAGTAGTTGGATTTATCGGTGGACAAACTGCTCCTCCAGGGAAACGTATGGGCCATGCTGGTGCAATCATTTCTGGTGGTAAAGGTACTGCTGCAGAAAAGATTAAGACATTAGAAAGTTGTGGCGTTAAAGTTGCTCCAACACCTTCAGTAATGGGTGAAACATTAATTTCTGTGTTAAAAGAGCAAAGTTTATTAGAAAAATGTACTACTCATAAGTAAGATGAAGAGGCTCCCTACTTAGGGGGCTTTTTCATAAATTATAATATCTGAAAATTCAGTTAAAATGAGGTGATTTTATTAGTGTTAAAATTATTAACGAAAGGTTGATACTAATTCATCATTGTCGTGGAGTAGGTTGGAAAACAATAAATGCCTTTTTCTGTTTTGATCCTTCGCTTTCTTCTATATTTAAAATGACTGTTAAAGATCTAGTTACCACTTTTCGAATGCGGGAAGAATACGCCTCTTTATTTTATGAAGACTTACACTCAACCATTATTTCTACTATCCTTCAAGAATATGATAAGCATAAAATCAAAACAGTAACTGTGTTAGATGATGATTATCCTAAGTTACTTAAAGAAATTTATGACCCGCCATGGGTGCTATATAGCATTGGTGATCTTTCGATTGCAAATAGAATTGGGTTAGCGGTAGTTGGAACTAGGTTTCCTACTAAGAATGGACTTTATAGCCTTGAAAAGATTGTTGTTCCACTTATCAAGCAAGGATGGGTTGTTACAAGTGGTTTAGCTTTAGGTATTGATACACATGCCCATACACTCGCTTGCACACATAATGGGAAAACTATTGCAATTCTTGGAGCTGGATTTTATCACATTTATCCTAAAGAAAACAAATCATTAGCAAGAGAACTCGCTACAAATCATTTATTATTATCCGAATTTCCCCCTTTCAAACGACCTCAAAAATGGCATTTCCCGTTACGGAATCGAATTATTAGTGGACTTAGTATTGGAACTCTAGTTGTAGAGGCTAAGGAAAAAAGTGGGGCACTCATTACAGCTGATCAAGCATTGGAACAGGGGAGGGAAGTGTTTTCAATTCCTGGTTCCATATTAGAGAATAATTCGATTGGAACGAATCATTTAATCCAACAAGGAGCAAAGTTAGTTTTAACATATGAAGATATTTTACTAGGTTATTCGTAAAGAGGGAGTAAAACTATTATAAATTGTCTATTCTGTAGTTATTGTAATATATATTTTAAAAAATATGTTTAATCTAGTTTTTTTATATAGTTAACCGTATAAAGATAACATAAAACCTATAAAATTTAGTTTTTTATAAAAAAGGAACTGAATACCCCTAGTACTATGAATTAGTTAATTTACAAAAAAAAAAATAAAGTGGCATTTAGGCTGAAATTTATCCTTCTTTCATCCTAAATAATTAAGTAATGTTTGACAAATGATAAAATTGTGATTAATAATAGGGAAGATTTTAAAAATACTCTCATGGGGGAGGAAACATATATGGCTGATTATTTAGTAATCGTTGAATCTCCCGCTAAAGCAAAGACGATTGGTAAATATCTAGGAAAAAAATATACGGTTAAAGCATCAATGGGACATGTTCGAGATCTGCCGAAAAGTCAAATGGGAGTGGATGTAGAACAGGAATTTAATCCAAAGTATATTACAATTCGTGGGAAAGGTCCGGTTCTAAAAGAATTAAAAACAGCAGCAAAAAAGGTTAAAAAAGTGTATCTCGCAGCTGACCCGGATCGTGAAGGGGAAGCAATTGCGTGGCACTTAGCGCATAGCTTAAATATTGATGAGACTTCTGAATGTCGAGTTGTTTTTAATGAAATTACCAAACAAGCAATTAAGGACGCTTTTAAAGAACCACGTAAAATAAATATGGATTTAGTAGATGCCCAACAAGCTAGACGTATACTAGATCGACTTGTAGGTTATAACATTAGCCCATTATTATGGAAGAAAGTAAAAAAGGGGTTAAGTGCAGGTCGAGTACAATCTGTAGCGGTGAAAATGATTATGGAACGTGAAAAGGAAATTAAAGCTTTTATTCCTGAAGAATATTGGAGTATACAAGCTTCATTATCTCTAGAGGATGAGGCGTTTGAAGCGAAATTCTATGGGGTAGATGGAAAGAAAGTTGAGTTATCATCTGAACAGGAAGTTAATGAAGTTTTAAGTAAATTAAAAGAGGATTCTTTTATTGTAGAATCAGTTAAAAAGAAAGAACGTAAAAGAAATCCAGTTGCACCATTTACGACTTCATCATTACAACAGGAAGCAGCGCGCAAGTTGAATTTTCGTGCTAAGAAAACAATGATGATTGCCCAGCAATTATATGAAGGTATTGATATAGGGAAAGAAGGTACGGTTGGTTTAATTACATACATGCGTACTGACTCTACTCGTATTTCTGATACAGCAAAAGAAGAAACGAAAAGTTACATCGAAGAAAATTACGGTAAAGAGTATACGCGTCAAGGAACAAGAGTTGTTAAGCAGGATAAAAAATCACAGGATGCTCATGAAGCAATCCGTCCAACATCGGTTTATTATGACCCAAAAACAATTAAAAGCTATTTATCTAGAGATCAATTAAGACTGTATAAATTAATCTGGGAACGGTTAGTTGCTAGTGAAATGGCACCTGCTATTATGGATACAATGACAGTTGATATTAATAATGAAGGTGTAATATTCAGAGCGACAGGTTCTAAAGTTAAGTTTGCTGGTTTTATGAAAGTTTATATTGAAGGAAATGATGACGGTAAAAAAGAAGAAGACCGCTTGTTGCCGAATCTTGAAGAAGGAAATAAAGTGATACAAAATAGCATTGAACCTAATCAACACTTTACGCAACCACCACCAAGATATACTGAAGCAAGACTCGTCAAAACTATGGAAGAGATCGGAATAGGTCGTCCATCTACTTATGCACCTACATTAGACACAATTCAAAGAAGAGGCTATGTTGCTCTTGAGGAAAAACGGTTTGTCCCAACAGAATTAGGTGAAATCGTTTTAGAGCTAATTGTAGAATTTTTCCCTGAAATTCTTGACGTTGAGTTCACAGCTAAGATGGAGAACGATTTAGACTCTATTGAAGAAGGACAACAAAATTGGGTAGGAATTATAGACCACTTCTATACAAATTTTGAAAAGCGTTTAAAAGTTGCAGAAGAACAAATGGAAGAAGTAGAAATAAAGGATGAACCTGCTGGAGAAGATTGTGAAAAGTGCGGACATGAAATGGTTTATAAAATGGGGCGCTATGGGAAGTTTATGGCATGTTCTAATTTTCCAGAATGTCGAAATACTAAGGCTATTGTTAAAGATATTGGCGTTAAATGCCCAACGTGTAAGGAAGGGAATATCGTTGAGCGAAAAAGTAAAAAGCGTCGTACTTTTTATGGGTGTGACAGATTCCCTGAATGTGAGTTTGTATCGTGGGATAAACCTATTGCAAGACCATGTCCGAAATGTGAAAAGATGCTTGTAGAAAAGAAAACGAAAAAAGGTGTGCACGTACAGTGTGTATCTTGTGATTATAAAGAAGAAACAAATTAACAATTCGTGAAAGTTAAGTAAATTTAATTGATTGAAACATTATTCTAGTATATGATGTTAGAGGTTTGATGAAAGGCGATGGAGGGAATACGATTGCAAAAAACACATGTTAATGTCATCGGGGCAGGTCTTGCAGGAAGTGAAGCTGCATGGCAGATTGCCGAAAGAGGCATTCCAGTCAATTTATACGAAATGAGACCTGTTAGACAAACGGCGGCTCATCATACAGATAAATTTGCAGAATTAGTATGTAGTAATTCTTTAAGGGCAAATACGTTAACTAACGCAGTAGGCGTCTTAAAAGAAGAAATGAGACAATTAGACTCAGTTATCATTAAAGCTGCTGATAACTGTTCAGTGCCTGCAGGTGGTGCTCTAGCAGTAGACAGACACGAATTTAGTCAGATGGTAACAGAATCAGTTAAGAATCATCCATTAGTGACAGTTATTAATGAAGAGATAACATCAATACCAGAGGGAATTACAGTAGTAGCCTCAGGACCTCTAACATCAGAAGCGTTATCTTCAGAGCTAAAAAGGTTAACTGGTCAAGATTATTTTTATTTCTATGATGCTGCTGCTCCAATTATTGAAACTGAATCAATTGATCGTTCTAAGGTTTATTTAAAGTCTCGTTATGATAAAGGTGAAGCGGCTTATTTAAATTGCCCAATGACAGAAGAGGAATTTGACCGATTCTATGATGCTTTAGTATCAGCGGAAACTGTACCGTTAAAGGAATTTGAAAAAGAAATCTTTTTTGAAGGGTGTATGCCGATTGAAGTTTTGGCTAAAAGAGGAAAGAAAACGATGCTTTTCGGACCGATGAAGCCAGTAGGGCTTGAAGAACCAAAGACTGGGAAGAGACCATACGCGGTAGTGCAACTACGACAGGATAATCAATCGGGAACATTATACAACATTGTTGGCTTTCAAACTCATTTGAAATGGGGCCCTCAAAAGGAAGTTCTTCAATTAATTCCAGGACTTGAAAACGCAGAAATAGTTCGTTATGGTGTAATGCACCGTAATACGTTTATAAATTCACCGACACTACTGAAAACAACCTACCAATATAGAGAAAATGAAACTCTCTTTTTTGCAGGACAAATTACAGGAGTTGAAGGATATGTGGAATCGGCTGCTTCGGGTCTAATTGCTGGTATTAATGCAGCGAGGTTAGCCCAAGAACAAGAGGTTGTTTCATTTCCTCCAGAAACTATTATTGGTAGTATGTCTGAATATATTACGACAGCAAATTCTAAGAATTTCCAACCGATGAATGCTAATTTTGGTTTAGTGCCACCTTTAGAAGAACGTATTCGTAATAAGAAAGAACGTTATGAAAAGTTAGCTGAGCGAGCATTACAATCAATTCAGAATTTTATGAATAAATTGTAAATTTGTTGTCATGTGTTCAGATGTGTGGTAAGATTTAATGGCTTTGTTAAGGTAGTATGGTTAATGAAAACTTAAAACTAGTATAATTTTAAAAAGAATGTTTAATTTATACAGTTATGACTAAACGCAGACATTGATCACTTACTGTCATTTATGAAGCAGCAGTTTCATCGAAAGCTTAGCTGCTGTTTCTTATGCCTTCATATATGTTTATGTATATATACGCTACTCTACATACCAGTTCTCACCTTAATAAACAATGTTTATCATATTGTACTTTACATGCACTATATTGATTATTAGTTAGGCATTATTACAAATGATGGCATGAGTTCAGTTTTTATTGCTAAAGGAGGATTTCTAATGGAACAAACCTTTCATGCAACAACTATTTTTGCTATACAACATAATGGTAAATCAGCTATGACGGGTGATGGTCAAGTTACGTTTGGTAATGCGGTAGTTATGAAGCATACAGCAAGAAAGGTCAGAAAGATATATCAAGGGAAGGTTCTTGCAGGCTTTGCTGGTTCGGTTGCAGATGCTTTTACATTATTTGAGAAATTTGAAGGGAAGCTTGAAGAATATAACGGTAATCTCCAGAGAGCCGCTGTAGAACTAGCAAAAGAATGGCGTAGTGATAAGGTGTTGAGACGTTTAGAAGCAATGCTTATCGTAATGAACTCAGACGACTTACTCTTGGTATCAGGAACTGGTGAGGTTATAGAGCCAGATGATGGCATTCTTTCAATTGGGTCTGGAGGGAATTATGCTCTATCAGCGGGCCGAGCTTTAAAGAAACACGCAAAAGATATGACAGCAAAAGAAATTGCAGTTGCTGCTCTAGAAACAGCAGGCGAAATTTGTGTATATACCAATGACCAAATTGTTATAGAAGAACTTTGATTGATATTTGAAATTATGGTTCCAATGTATAGTTAAAGCTGAATTAATTAATCCATCTTATGGAGGTTGATTATATGCAAAAAAATTTAACACCTCGTGAAATTGTACAAAAGTTAGACCAGTATATCATTGGGCAAGAAAATGCAAAGAAATCCGTTGCAATTGCTCTCCGCAATAGGTATCGCCGTAGTTTGTTAGCTGATAAATTGCGTGAGGAAGTAACACCTAAAAATATTCTTATGATTGGCCCTACTGGTGTTGGGAAAACAGAAATTGCTAGAAGGCTTGCAAAGTTAGTCGGAGCTCCATTTGTAAAAGTTGAGGCGACGAAATTTACTGAAGTAGGCTACGTTGGTCGAGATGTTGAATCAATGATCCGTGATTTAGTTGAGACATCAGTTAGACTTGTAAAAGAAGAAAAAATGATTTCTGTTCGAGGTACAGCAGAAGAGCACGCAAATCAACGAATGGTTGAATTATTGGTCCCGTCGAAGAAAAAAACGACCCAATACAAAAATCCTTTTGAAATGCTATTTAATCAAGGACAAACAACAACACAGGAAACATCAACAGATCCTTCAGAAGAACAAGACATCAACCAGCGAAGACGACAAATGGCACATAAGTTAGCGTTAGGTGAGCTTGAAGATACTATGGTTACGATTGAAGTAGAAGAGCAGAGCCAAGGCTTTCTAGATATGTTTCAAGGTGCGGGTATGGAACAAATGGGAATGAATATGCAGGATATGCTTGGAAACATGATGCCTAAGAAAAAGAAAAAACGTAAACTACCAGTTAGTGATGCTAGAAAAGTGTTAATTGAGGAAGAAGCACAGAAGCTAATAGACATGGATGAAGTGACACAAGATGCAGTCGACCGTGTTGAGCAACTAGGAATAATTTTTATTGATGAAATAGATAAGGTTGCTGGAAAAAATCAAAATTCGGCAGATGTATCAAGAGAAGGTGTTCAACGGGATATATTACCTATTGTAGAAGGTTCTACGGTAGTGACGAAATATGGTCCAATTAAAACAGATCACATCTTATTTATTGCAGCGGGTGCCTTCCATATGGCTAAACCATCTGATTTAATCCCAGAATTACAGGGGCGTTTTCCGATTCGTGTTGAGTTATCTAACTTAACAGTTGATGATTTTGTGAATATTCTTGTTGAACCCGATAATGCATTAATTAAGCAATATGCAGCTCTATTGGAAACAGAAGGTATAAAAGTTGTATTTTCTGACGAAGCTATTCGTAAGATTGCGACAATTGCCACTGAAGTAAATCAGGATACTGAAAATATAGGAGCGCGTCGACTTCATACTTTACTAGAGCGTCTACTTGAAGACTTATCTTATGAAGCTCCTGATATTACACTTGAGGAGATTGTAATTACCCCTACTTACGTTGAAGAAAAATTATCATCCATAGCGAAAAATAGGGATTTGAGCCAATATATTTTATAGAAATTGCAGGAGGATTTGTAATGAATTTATTAATGAGAACGAGAAAAATTAACGAAATGCTACAAAAATCTAGTGGTCAGCATGTGAATTTTAAAGATATGGCTGAAACTCTACGAGACGCAATAGCAGCTAACATCTTTGTAGTTAGTCGTCGTGGTAAACTACTAGGATTTGCAATTAAGCAAGAAATTGAAAATGAAAGAATGAAGAAAATGCTAGAGGACAGACAATTTCCGGAAGAATATACAACTGGACTGTTTAAGATCGAAGAAACGTCAGCAAATCTTGACATTGAAAGTGAATACACTGCTTTCCCGGTAGAAAATAAAGATTTATTTATGAGTGGATTAACGACAATCGTTCCTATTATTGGTGGGGGGCAGCGCTTAGGTACACTTGTACTGGCTCGATTAAGTGATTCTTTTTCAGATGATGACTTGATTCTTGCTGAGTATGGCGCTACAGTTGTTGGAATGGAAATACTACATGAAAAGACACAAGAAATTGAAGATGAAGCTAGAAGTAAAGCTGTTGTTCAAATGGCAATAAGCTCTCTGTCTTATAGTGAATTAGAAGCTGTTGAACATATCTTTGAAGAGTTAGATGGTAAAGAGGGATTGCTAGTAGCTAGTAAAATTGCAGATCGTGTAGGTATTACTCGTT encodes:
- the hslU gene encoding ATP-dependent protease ATPase subunit HslU, whose amino-acid sequence is MQKNLTPREIVQKLDQYIIGQENAKKSVAIALRNRYRRSLLADKLREEVTPKNILMIGPTGVGKTEIARRLAKLVGAPFVKVEATKFTEVGYVGRDVESMIRDLVETSVRLVKEEKMISVRGTAEEHANQRMVELLVPSKKKTTQYKNPFEMLFNQGQTTTQETSTDPSEEQDINQRRRQMAHKLALGELEDTMVTIEVEEQSQGFLDMFQGAGMEQMGMNMQDMLGNMMPKKKKKRKLPVSDARKVLIEEEAQKLIDMDEVTQDAVDRVEQLGIIFIDEIDKVAGKNQNSADVSREGVQRDILPIVEGSTVVTKYGPIKTDHILFIAAGAFHMAKPSDLIPELQGRFPIRVELSNLTVDDFVNILVEPDNALIKQYAALLETEGIKVVFSDEAIRKIATIATEVNQDTENIGARRLHTLLERLLEDLSYEAPDITLEEIVITPTYVEEKLSSIAKNRDLSQYIL
- the codY gene encoding GTP-sensing pleiotropic transcriptional regulator CodY — translated: MNLLMRTRKINEMLQKSSGQHVNFKDMAETLRDAIAANIFVVSRRGKLLGFAIKQEIENERMKKMLEDRQFPEEYTTGLFKIEETSANLDIESEYTAFPVENKDLFMSGLTTIVPIIGGGQRLGTLVLARLSDSFSDDDLILAEYGATVVGMEILHEKTQEIEDEARSKAVVQMAISSLSYSELEAVEHIFEELDGKEGLLVASKIADRVGITRSVIVNALRKLESAGVIESRSLGMKGTYIKVLNDKFLAELEKLKND